The following are encoded together in the Parabacteroides chongii genome:
- a CDS encoding HU family DNA-binding protein, giving the protein MNKIELAKEVASRLSVPTTDALRFIDTMNEVITEAMMREEPVLIQNFGRYTVWEQAERMGRNPRTLQECTIRKRTSVKFKPGKGLMDRINGK; this is encoded by the coding sequence ATGAACAAGATTGAATTAGCAAAAGAAGTTGCAAGCCGTTTATCGGTGCCGACAACAGATGCCCTGCGCTTTATAGACACGATGAATGAAGTAATTACAGAAGCAATGATGCGTGAAGAACCTGTTCTGATACAAAATTTCGGTCGTTATACGGTTTGGGAACAGGCTGAGCGTATGGGACGTAACCCTAGAACACTTCAGGAATGTACGATACGAAAACGTACCAGTGTGAAGTTTAAACCCGGTAAAGGGCTAATGGATAGAATTAACGGAAAATAA
- a CDS encoding polysaccharide biosynthesis/export family protein: MEKLKGLFLGWILTCMLLSCGSVKDIAYLQGGDSLFDKMAVSDTFEMKIRKDDILDIVVSCADPTLLTPFNINSVGYGIGYSGSTGANRGYLVEVDGTINFPLLGKIKVIGLSRRKLRELIQDGLKNGGYIKDPIVTVRFLNFRIMVLGEVARPGTFNITSERITLFEALSLAGDLTIHGRRNRVAVIREQDGVRTILYHDLRSRDVFKSPDYYLQQNDMVYVEPNRVRAESSTNNQYTSVSTWISLISFLASMSILIFK, translated from the coding sequence ATGGAGAAGTTAAAAGGTTTGTTTTTGGGGTGGATATTGACCTGCATGTTGCTTTCTTGCGGCTCGGTAAAGGATATTGCTTATTTGCAAGGGGGGGATAGTTTATTTGATAAGATGGCTGTTTCCGATACTTTTGAAATGAAGATCAGAAAAGATGACATCTTAGATATCGTGGTGAGTTGTGCTGATCCGACGTTGTTGACTCCTTTTAATATTAATTCAGTAGGATATGGTATAGGGTATTCAGGAAGTACTGGCGCTAACAGAGGGTATCTTGTAGAAGTAGATGGGACTATTAATTTCCCTTTACTAGGGAAGATAAAGGTGATAGGATTGTCCCGGAGAAAACTTAGAGAGCTCATACAGGATGGATTGAAAAACGGGGGATATATAAAAGATCCGATTGTAACAGTACGTTTTCTGAATTTTCGTATTATGGTATTAGGAGAAGTTGCTCGTCCCGGTACTTTTAATATCACATCTGAAAGGATAACCTTGTTTGAAGCATTAAGTCTGGCGGGTGACCTGACGATACATGGTCGTCGTAACCGGGTGGCAGTGATACGGGAACAGGATGGAGTACGTACTATTTTATATCATGATCTCCGGTCGAGGGATGTGTTCAAATCGCCGGATTATTATCTGCAACAGAACGATATGGTGTATGTAGAACCTAACCGGGTGAGAGCAGAATCCAGTACAAATAACCAGTATACAAGTGTTAGTACCTGGATTTCACTTATATCATTCCTTGCTTCAATGAGTATTTTGATCTTTAAATAG
- a CDS encoding GumC family protein: MQEQTPYTADFNLMGEFNIHTILDVLRSKWHWFVLSIALCLGIAYVYVKTVPVVYKREAIVQLKSKAKTEEAFNEKQMFNDNNNIDGEILIFKSRLLMRQVVERLGLDVGYSVDKGLKKKILYADSPVTVHFPDSTFIHPATISIIPLKDGRFRIQGLEDDPEGVMEYTFGEPLDSPIGRMVVRKTSFFTDDWLNTPVQVVCAEKESLISLFLGELEAERSVRDANLITLTCQDMDSQRGDDILNALIQVYVDESMKDKNMIIRNTATFIDERLQLINQELGNVEGDIEEYRKRNQSADLSIEAKIYLDNRNRYDREVADLTNRVELLGLIQQYLHDPLKDERLLPANTGIASTGIEGMIEKYNNTLLERNKLKVNAGDNSPAVKERNEELASLRHSISESLRNTKEAIDSKLDFSRRMQMLETGKISSIPTQQKYVLSVERQQKIKEELFLYLLNKREENALTLATVDSNLRIVDDAYAAGTAGANTLVFLFGALMVGIFIPAIYFYTQQLLDVKVRGRKDIEDNLTIPFLGEIPRKPGKSGKVVVCDKGRDPISESFRIIRTNLDFMLEKKSKTQSIMFTSFSPDSGKTFTSSNLGVALALAGKRVILLEMDIRKGSEKDDKGKVVPGLTNYLSGNITDTGSIIRKSEWHPGLDVIASGPIPPNPTELLLSSRLDELMTELREQYEYILMDTVPYGVVADAQVVSRVADLCVYVIRERYMDRRLLPEIEKLYVSGKLPHMAVILNEAYFQHTGYSYYGYYGGYDYYGNTKKKKV, translated from the coding sequence ATGCAAGAACAAACACCTTATACAGCGGATTTTAATTTGATGGGTGAATTTAATATCCATACTATCCTGGATGTTTTACGGAGCAAATGGCATTGGTTCGTTTTATCCATAGCACTTTGCTTGGGAATAGCTTATGTCTATGTAAAAACAGTTCCGGTCGTATATAAACGGGAGGCTATCGTACAGCTTAAAAGCAAGGCGAAAACAGAAGAGGCTTTTAATGAAAAGCAGATGTTTAATGATAATAATAATATCGATGGAGAGATTCTGATCTTTAAGTCCCGCCTGTTGATGCGACAGGTGGTTGAACGATTGGGATTGGATGTCGGATATTCAGTAGACAAAGGGTTGAAAAAAAAGATTTTGTATGCCGATTCTCCTGTTACTGTTCATTTTCCTGATTCTACATTTATTCATCCGGCCACTATCTCGATTATTCCATTGAAAGACGGCCGTTTCAGGATACAAGGGCTGGAGGATGATCCGGAGGGGGTGATGGAGTATACTTTCGGTGAACCGTTGGACAGCCCGATCGGACGAATGGTGGTGAGGAAAACGTCTTTTTTTACCGATGACTGGCTGAATACACCGGTACAGGTCGTTTGTGCAGAAAAAGAGTCGCTTATTTCTTTGTTTTTAGGCGAACTGGAGGCCGAGCGATCGGTAAGGGATGCCAACCTGATCACGCTGACCTGCCAGGATATGGATTCACAGAGGGGAGACGATATATTGAATGCCCTGATACAGGTTTATGTGGACGAGTCGATGAAAGATAAAAATATGATTATCCGGAATACGGCCACTTTTATCGATGAACGATTGCAGTTAATTAATCAGGAATTAGGCAATGTTGAGGGAGATATAGAGGAATATCGGAAACGTAACCAATCGGCAGATTTAAGTATAGAGGCCAAAATTTATTTGGATAACCGTAATCGGTATGATCGGGAAGTCGCAGATCTGACGAACCGGGTAGAACTGCTCGGGCTGATCCAGCAGTATCTGCATGACCCTTTGAAAGATGAACGTTTGCTACCGGCAAATACCGGGATAGCCAGTACGGGAATAGAGGGGATGATCGAGAAATATAATAACACATTATTGGAACGAAACAAACTGAAAGTAAATGCGGGAGATAACAGTCCGGCTGTTAAAGAACGGAATGAAGAATTGGCCTCTTTGAGACATTCCATCAGTGAAAGTTTGAGAAATACGAAAGAGGCTATCGATTCCAAACTGGATTTTTCCCGTCGTATGCAGATGCTGGAAACAGGAAAGATCAGTAGTATCCCGACACAGCAGAAGTATGTTTTATCGGTGGAACGACAACAAAAAATCAAAGAAGAGCTATTCCTGTATTTATTAAATAAACGGGAAGAAAACGCATTGACATTGGCTACAGTAGACAGTAATCTCCGCATTGTGGATGATGCTTATGCTGCCGGTACGGCAGGAGCCAACACCTTGGTGTTTTTGTTTGGAGCTTTGATGGTCGGTATATTCATCCCTGCAATCTATTTCTACACCCAACAATTGTTGGATGTTAAAGTGCGTGGGCGTAAGGATATAGAAGATAATCTGACAATTCCATTTCTCGGGGAAATTCCTCGAAAGCCAGGTAAATCGGGAAAGGTTGTGGTCTGCGATAAAGGACGTGATCCGATTTCTGAATCATTCCGTATTATTCGTACAAATCTGGATTTTATGCTGGAGAAAAAATCGAAAACACAATCGATCATGTTCACCTCGTTTAGTCCGGATTCGGGAAAAACATTTACATCTTCCAATTTGGGGGTTGCTTTAGCTTTAGCCGGTAAACGGGTAATTTTATTGGAAATGGATATTCGTAAAGGTTCGGAGAAAGATGATAAGGGAAAAGTTGTACCTGGGTTAACGAATTATCTGTCCGGCAATATAACCGATACCGGAAGTATTATCCGGAAAAGCGAATGGCATCCGGGGCTTGATGTGATCGCTTCCGGACCGATCCCCCCGAATCCGACAGAACTTTTGTTGAGTAGTCGTTTGGATGAATTGATGACAGAACTCAGAGAACAATATGAATATATTTTGATGGATACAGTCCCTTATGGAGTTGTTGCTGACGCTCAGGTTGTCAGTAGGGTTGCAGATCTATGCGTATATGTGATTCGAGAAAGGTATATGGATCGTAGATTGTTGCCGGAAATTGAAAAGTTATATGTCTCCGGTAAACTACCACATATGGCCGTAATTTTGAATGAGGCTTATTTTCAACATACAGGATATAGCTATTACGGATATTATGGAGGATATGATTATTATGGAAATACTAAAAAGAAAAAGGTATGA
- a CDS encoding glycosyltransferase family 25 protein translates to MKIKSYLVNLKESTARKERTLQEISGYSLLDVEVVEAINGKNLSEEELDLLFDRERFIRKYSRKPAAGEIGCTLSHRECYRRLLDSDNEYALILEDDVCFIYPDDVEFILKGAVGILSADKSCIITLSRYHCYYPKVLHSLSGYSFYRIWGAYGTCAYLINRCAAKKLLSIDKPFLVADDFEYMHLNGIYIQGISPFLALDASTMQSISSEIMDRDKKDNIKIPFKYRLKNMILTKVRVGLIKLNILKLKAQINLNTR, encoded by the coding sequence ATGAAAATAAAGTCTTATTTGGTAAATCTAAAGGAATCGACAGCGCGTAAAGAGAGGACATTGCAGGAGATTTCCGGTTATTCTTTGTTGGATGTGGAAGTCGTAGAAGCAATCAATGGCAAGAATCTTTCAGAGGAAGAGCTGGATTTGCTATTCGATCGGGAACGTTTTATAAGAAAATATTCACGTAAACCTGCAGCCGGCGAAATCGGATGTACTTTAAGTCATAGGGAGTGTTACCGCAGATTACTTGACTCTGATAACGAATATGCTTTAATATTGGAAGATGATGTTTGCTTTATATATCCGGATGATGTTGAATTTATTTTGAAAGGAGCTGTCGGTATATTATCTGCCGATAAAAGTTGTATTATTACGCTGAGCCGTTATCATTGTTATTATCCGAAAGTACTTCATAGCCTGTCCGGATACTCTTTTTACCGGATATGGGGAGCTTATGGTACATGTGCTTATTTGATTAACCGATGTGCTGCAAAAAAACTATTATCGATTGACAAGCCTTTTCTTGTGGCAGATGATTTTGAGTATATGCATCTGAATGGCATTTATATTCAAGGTATATCCCCCTTTTTAGCATTGGATGCTTCAACGATGCAGTCGATTTCTTCGGAGATTATGGATAGGGATAAAAAAGACAACATAAAAATACCATTCAAATATCGATTGAAGAATATGATATTAACCAAAGTGCGGGTAGGACTTATTAAATTGAATATTTTAAAACTGAAAGCGCAAATTAATTTAAACACAAGGTAA
- a CDS encoding glycosyltransferase family 2 protein, whose protein sequence is MEVKVSIIIPVYNVSSFLDKCISSCINQSFKEIEIIIVNDGSTDDSIQIIRKYATADERIVVVDKENQGSMLARKSGLDIACGEYVFYLDGDDYIEKNTVEVLYQKVIDEKSDYVVGKFYEVSGGVKKDCSNNDMDFNGLSGMDLVDYILGCRWSLSGRLMKKSLFDGIIYKPIYMGDDLFVNMQIALNVQKATSIDAYVYDYVRHPASVTHRDANALFALNLEMIEAIFYLLTVYPYDQRIAERIYLLFFTIIFSCMEEKRMGITRILRQYYWDKKKVKAFLWKKKKIHFLIVGGFLYCPNLTGSVVKIGRKIVHKLK, encoded by the coding sequence ATGGAGGTTAAGGTTTCAATTATTATACCGGTGTATAATGTTTCTTCTTTTTTGGATAAATGTATATCATCATGTATAAATCAATCATTTAAAGAGATAGAGATAATTATTGTGAATGATGGCTCTACGGATGATTCCATTCAAATTATACGGAAATATGCGACAGCAGATGAACGTATCGTAGTGGTTGATAAAGAAAATCAAGGATCCATGTTGGCCCGTAAATCAGGATTGGATATAGCTTGTGGAGAATATGTTTTTTATTTGGACGGCGATGATTATATAGAAAAGAATACAGTTGAAGTCTTGTATCAAAAAGTGATCGATGAGAAATCTGATTATGTAGTAGGTAAATTCTATGAAGTATCGGGTGGTGTGAAAAAAGATTGCTCTAATAATGATATGGATTTCAATGGATTATCAGGCATGGATTTGGTTGATTATATATTGGGGTGCAGGTGGAGCCTTAGTGGGCGTTTGATGAAAAAATCATTGTTTGATGGCATTATTTATAAACCGATCTATATGGGAGATGATTTGTTTGTAAATATGCAGATTGCCCTCAATGTGCAAAAAGCAACATCAATCGATGCTTATGTGTATGATTATGTAAGACACCCTGCTTCGGTAACACACCGTGACGCAAATGCTTTGTTCGCATTGAATTTGGAGATGATCGAAGCGATTTTTTATCTTTTGACTGTCTATCCTTATGATCAACGAATTGCTGAACGGATATATTTACTTTTTTTTACGATCATTTTCTCGTGTATGGAAGAAAAAAGAATGGGGATAACGAGAATATTAAGACAATATTACTGGGATAAAAAAAAGGTAAAAGCTTTTTTGTGGAAAAAGAAGAAAATTCATTTTCTGATTGTCGGAGGTTTTCTTTATTGCCCGAACCTTACCGGGAGTGTCGTAAAGATAGGAAGAAAAATTGTTCATAAACTAAAATGA
- a CDS encoding acyltransferase yields MYQRTILVARHGGMLSIGKNVGISGSTIYAMKEICIGDNTFIGANCKIVDSDFHAFDAGLYFSTDPRHVRMKPVSIGENCFIGMNSIILKGTVIGNNSIVGAGSVVCGCFPDNVVIAGNPAKIIKYR; encoded by the coding sequence ATGTACCAACGGACGATACTGGTGGCAAGACATGGGGGAATGCTCTCTATCGGGAAGAATGTCGGAATATCCGGTTCTACAATCTATGCAATGAAGGAGATCTGTATAGGGGATAATACGTTTATCGGTGCCAATTGCAAAATAGTGGACAGTGATTTCCATGCATTCGATGCAGGTTTGTATTTTTCTACAGATCCCCGACATGTGAGAATGAAGCCGGTTTCAATAGGAGAAAACTGTTTTATCGGTATGAATTCGATCATTCTGAAAGGAACTGTAATCGGGAATAATTCGATCGTAGGAGCAGGAAGTGTGGTTTGTGGCTGTTTCCCTGATAACGTGGTTATCGCAGGAAATCCGGCTAAGATAATTAAATACAGATAG
- a CDS encoding glycosyltransferase family 4 protein gives MKITFVVVDITAKAGTERTTTLLANTLVKKGYEVCIISLFRRNKSLVFYLEKKVDVLYIVDKEYSIRQSIFQRLFLIIKAFFSFQKMIGRNHCDLFIGQNFLVNLFLYFSGFSGKSVACEHNLYNIYPSPVLLFRECVYKSFYKLVSLTNKDASKFTRRLNNVKVIPNMLTFTVDKTADLTSKRILSIGRLSGQKGYDLLLEAVKDIWKEYPEWRLDIWGEGEMYDYLSEKIRVYRLEKNVFLKGYTSDVITEYLSSSVYVMSSRYEGFGMVLTEAMSCGLPVVSFDCPEGPADIIGEGRGILVPPENIGQLRAGLLSLMGSYEKRKEYAEKGRSFVLQNYNSEVIYEKWNALFHSFINERNNINQ, from the coding sequence ATGAAAATTACATTTGTTGTGGTGGATATCACGGCCAAAGCAGGGACGGAACGGACTACAACTTTACTTGCGAATACCTTGGTGAAAAAGGGGTATGAGGTATGTATTATTTCTTTGTTCAGAAGAAATAAATCTTTGGTTTTTTATTTGGAAAAAAAGGTTGATGTGTTATATATTGTCGATAAGGAATATTCTATCCGTCAGAGTATTTTTCAGAGGTTATTCCTGATAATTAAAGCTTTTTTCTCTTTTCAGAAAATGATTGGTCGAAATCATTGTGACTTGTTTATCGGTCAGAACTTTTTGGTAAATCTATTTTTGTATTTTTCCGGCTTCTCCGGTAAATCGGTGGCTTGCGAGCATAATTTGTACAATATATATCCTTCTCCCGTCCTTTTATTTAGAGAGTGTGTCTACAAATCGTTTTATAAGCTGGTTTCATTGACAAATAAGGATGCCTCTAAATTTACTAGAAGATTGAACAATGTGAAAGTCATACCGAACATGCTGACGTTTACAGTCGATAAAACTGCCGATCTGACATCAAAGAGAATACTGTCCATTGGACGTTTATCCGGTCAGAAGGGGTATGATTTATTATTGGAGGCTGTAAAAGATATATGGAAGGAGTATCCGGAGTGGCGTTTGGATATTTGGGGTGAAGGAGAAATGTATGATTATTTATCGGAAAAGATCCGGGTGTATCGTCTTGAGAAAAATGTTTTTCTGAAAGGGTATACGAGTGATGTTATTACTGAGTATCTGTCATCATCGGTTTATGTCATGTCTTCCCGTTATGAAGGTTTCGGTATGGTTCTTACTGAGGCAATGTCGTGTGGACTGCCTGTCGTCTCTTTTGATTGTCCGGAAGGTCCTGCTGATATTATTGGTGAAGGTCGGGGAATACTTGTTCCTCCTGAAAATATCGGGCAGCTGAGAGCCGGCCTTCTATCCCTGATGGGAAGCTATGAAAAGAGAAAAGAATACGCAGAAAAAGGGCGTTCGTTTGTACTTCAAAATTATAATTCCGAGGTGATCTATGAAAAATGGAATGCTCTATTTCATTCATTTATCAATGAACGGAATAATATAAATCAATAA
- a CDS encoding NAD-dependent epimerase/dehydratase family protein has product MKTALVCGAGGFIGSHMVKRLKSEGYWVKGVDLKFPEFSPTEADDFMIGDLRDIDVCNRAVDRKYDEIYQFAADMGGAGFVFTGENDADIMHNSVMCNINMMDVAYKRNAGRMFYSSSACIYPERNQMDALHPTTSEDSAYPAGPDSDYGWEKLFSERMYMAYHRNKGLDVRIARFHNIFGPEGTWEGGREKSPAAFCRKVAETPDGGTIEMWGDGNQTRSFLYIDECLEGVRRLMSQDEFMGPVNIGSDEMISINGLAEMVMGIAGKKLNIVHIPGPLGVMGRNSDNRLIKEKLGWAPNWPLSKGMELTYRWINEQVQKRNK; this is encoded by the coding sequence ATGAAAACTGCATTAGTTTGTGGCGCCGGTGGATTTATCGGTAGCCATATGGTGAAGCGCCTCAAAAGTGAGGGGTATTGGGTAAAAGGTGTCGATTTGAAGTTTCCTGAATTTTCTCCGACGGAAGCCGATGATTTTATGATCGGTGACCTACGTGACATCGACGTATGTAATCGTGCGGTCGATCGTAAGTATGACGAAATCTATCAGTTTGCTGCCGATATGGGGGGAGCCGGTTTTGTCTTTACCGGAGAGAATGATGCCGATATTATGCACAATTCGGTGATGTGTAATATTAATATGATGGATGTGGCTTATAAACGAAATGCAGGTAGAATGTTTTACTCATCTTCAGCCTGTATCTATCCCGAACGCAACCAGATGGATGCCTTGCATCCTACCACTTCGGAAGATTCGGCTTATCCTGCCGGACCGGACAGTGATTATGGTTGGGAGAAACTGTTCAGCGAACGTATGTATATGGCTTACCATCGTAACAAAGGGCTGGATGTGCGTATTGCCCGTTTCCATAATATTTTCGGTCCGGAAGGCACGTGGGAAGGCGGACGTGAGAAGTCACCGGCAGCTTTCTGCCGTAAGGTGGCTGAAACTCCCGATGGCGGAACGATCGAGATGTGGGGAGACGGTAATCAGACCCGTTCGTTCCTCTATATTGACGAATGCCTGGAAGGGGTACGTCGTTTGATGAGCCAGGACGAGTTTATGGGACCGGTAAATATCGGTTCGGATGAAATGATCAGCATTAACGGATTGGCCGAGATGGTGATGGGTATTGCCGGAAAGAAGCTGAATATCGTACATATCCCGGGTCCGTTGGGAGTCATGGGCCGTAATTCGGATAACCGTCTGATAAAAGAAAAATTGGGTTGGGCTCCGAATTGGCCTTTATCGAAAGGTATGGAACTGACGTATCGATGGATTAACGAACAAGTACAAAAACGTAATAAATGA
- a CDS encoding glycosyltransferase family 4 protein: MNIVCISQVYWPDTTTMAQHLTDLCVVLVKRGHQVSVYTSQHNYEHPEITYPKYETHKGVHIHRLANTGFGKKHKIGRLMDVFSFNVLSTLNMFSLKKKTCDLVIGMSTPPLLAYFGLHITRIKKIPFLFWAMDLQPELSIVAGYLQKDSTVAHSMQKKGDYIFRYSDKIIVLDKYMEEHIYNRLGCKRDHIDIIPVWPVVEDIYKGRREDNPYRIKQGFGDRIVIMYSGNHAVIHPLSTLLQAAVNLKNDPRFLFVHIGGGVRLKEVLEYKEKYRLENVVTLPYEPRENIHNSLGSADLQVVVLGNGCVGYTHPNKVYGAMFIKKPILYIGPDHSHITDILDHCPGNIYVSHGESDLLTQKILAFAEMNESEREDIGKRNRTYAETYLHPDILLEKMAESIEAVSL; the protein is encoded by the coding sequence ATGAATATAGTTTGTATTTCACAGGTCTACTGGCCGGATACGACAACTATGGCACAGCATCTGACTGATTTATGTGTCGTGTTGGTAAAACGCGGTCACCAGGTCTCTGTATATACAAGCCAGCATAATTATGAACACCCTGAAATCACATACCCGAAGTATGAGACACACAAGGGTGTTCATATTCATCGACTTGCAAATACGGGATTCGGTAAAAAACATAAGATAGGTCGTCTGATGGACGTCTTTAGTTTTAATGTGTTGAGTACTTTGAATATGTTTTCCCTGAAAAAGAAAACATGTGATCTTGTTATTGGCATGTCGACACCGCCGTTGCTGGCTTATTTCGGTTTGCATATCACCCGGATAAAGAAGATTCCATTTCTGTTTTGGGCTATGGACCTGCAACCGGAGTTGTCTATCGTGGCGGGTTATTTACAAAAAGACAGTACCGTAGCTCATTCCATGCAGAAAAAAGGAGATTACATATTCCGTTATTCGGATAAGATAATCGTACTGGATAAATATATGGAAGAGCATATTTATAATCGTTTGGGTTGTAAGCGTGATCATATAGACATCATACCGGTCTGGCCTGTTGTCGAAGATATTTACAAGGGTCGCAGGGAAGATAATCCGTACAGGATCAAACAGGGGTTCGGTGATCGGATTGTGATTATGTATTCCGGAAATCATGCGGTAATCCATCCTTTATCGACCTTGCTTCAGGCAGCTGTCAATCTAAAAAATGATCCCCGGTTTCTATTTGTACATATAGGTGGGGGAGTTCGTTTAAAAGAAGTATTGGAATACAAAGAAAAATATCGGTTGGAGAATGTGGTGACATTGCCTTACGAACCGCGGGAAAATATACATAATTCTTTGGGATCGGCAGATTTGCAGGTGGTCGTCTTAGGGAACGGCTGTGTCGGTTATACGCATCCGAATAAAGTGTATGGGGCTATGTTTATCAAAAAGCCAATATTGTATATCGGTCCTGATCATTCTCATATAACGGATATACTGGATCATTGTCCCGGAAATATTTATGTTTCTCACGGAGAGTCGGATTTGTTGACACAAAAAATATTGGCGTTTGCCGAAATGAATGAGTCTGAACGGGAAGATATCGGGAAAAGGAATAGGACATATGCAGAAACATATTTGCATCCGGATATATTACTGGAAAAAATGGCAGAATCAATAGAAGCTGTATCATTATGA
- a CDS encoding NAD-dependent epimerase/dehydratase family protein, translating into MKITIIGGSGFVGTRLLKLLEESSCTLQNIDKRQSLSYPKITTVANVLDKEKLVSSLAGTDVVVLLAAEHRDDVSPVSLYYDVNVGGMRNTLKAMEANGIKRIVFTSSVAVYGLNKKCPDENHPADPFNHYGKSKWEAEQVLQKWYQTHSDWNINIIRPTVIFGEHNRGNVYNLLRQISSGKFLMVGNGNNKKSMAYVGNIVAFLEFLITEKTAGYNIYNYVDQPDFTMNELVEHVSKVLKIHIPTTHFPLWLGMSGGYCFDLLAFLSRRKQTISSVRVKKFCATTQFSGEKMLQSGFKAPYTLGEGLAKTLEFEFYN; encoded by the coding sequence ATGAAAATAACAATTATCGGAGGTTCGGGCTTTGTGGGAACACGATTGTTGAAACTCCTGGAAGAGAGTTCATGCACATTGCAGAATATAGATAAGCGGCAGAGTTTATCTTATCCGAAAATCACTACGGTTGCCAATGTATTGGACAAGGAGAAACTGGTTTCTTCGTTGGCGGGAACGGATGTCGTTGTTTTGCTGGCTGCAGAACATCGGGATGATGTGTCTCCTGTATCCCTTTATTATGACGTGAATGTGGGAGGTATGCGTAATACGCTGAAAGCAATGGAAGCAAATGGAATCAAGCGGATTGTCTTTACCAGTTCGGTAGCCGTTTATGGATTGAATAAGAAATGTCCGGATGAAAATCATCCGGCAGATCCTTTTAATCATTACGGGAAAAGTAAATGGGAAGCGGAGCAGGTGTTGCAGAAATGGTATCAAACTCATTCGGACTGGAATATAAATATAATCCGTCCGACGGTCATATTCGGTGAGCATAACAGAGGAAATGTTTATAATCTGCTCCGACAAATATCGAGTGGCAAATTCCTGATGGTGGGGAATGGCAATAATAAGAAGTCGATGGCTTATGTCGGTAACATTGTAGCGTTTCTTGAATTCCTGATTACGGAAAAGACAGCAGGTTATAACATTTATAATTATGTGGATCAACCGGATTTTACCATGAATGAACTGGTTGAACATGTGAGTAAAGTCTTGAAGATACATATTCCGACAACTCATTTTCCTTTATGGCTGGGTATGTCGGGGGGATATTGTTTTGATTTGTTAGCCTTTTTATCCCGCCGAAAGCAAACGATCAGTTCTGTCCGAGTCAAGAAGTTTTGTGCTACGACCCAGTTTAGTGGAGAAAAAATGCTACAGTCTGGTTTTAAAGCTCCGTATACGCTAGGGGAGGGGTTGGCAAAGACATTGGAGTTTGAGTTTTATAATTAG